The Salegentibacter mishustinae genomic interval CACGTATAATCTATTTAATATGCCTTTTTCTGATGTAGCCATTTACTCCTTTATCTTCACTTTAATTTTATACGGCGGGTTCTCGGAAGGAAGAATCCCACGATCTTTCATTTTTTGGGTAATCGTCGATTCCATTTTAATTCGCATTAAAGCCGAACGACGATCTACAAATTCACTTTTTAACTCTCTTACTTCTGTATGAAGTTTTGCTATTCTATGCACCTTACGCTCTGCACTATGCGAACTCGCAATCATAATTATCGCCAGCAGCGTACAAAAAACTATAAAGCGCCAGTTGTTTACCGCATCCCTGCTAATAAGAAAATTAGCACGTAGTATGTTGTAAAAACCTTTCCTCATCTCTTTTAACTTCAACCTCCTCGCGAGAATTCATTATAGTTTTTCAAAAACTATAATTTCTTCGCCACTCTTAATTTGGCACTTCTCGCCCTATTGTTTTCTTTAATTTCTTCAGCCGAAGGCACTATAAGTCCTCCTACTTTTTTGAAAGGAACCGAAATATTCCCGTAGAAATCTTTTTCAGGCTCTCCCTCAAACAAACCACTTCTTATGTATCGCTTCACCAATCTATCCTCCAAAGAGTGATAAGAAATAAGACTAATTCTCCCATTTTTTACCACCAGCTCTTCGGTTTGCTTTAAAAAATTTTTTAAAACCTCGATCTCCTGGTTCACTTCAATTCGAATTGCCTGGTAAATCTGCGCCAGTATTTTATTCTCTTTACCTTTAAATAAATGTGGTTTCAGCAAATCGTTTAATTGTTCGCTGCTCTCTATCGGCTTTTCCTTTCTTGCATCCACAATAAGCCTGGCAAGCTTTGGCGCATTTTTTAAATCGGCGTATTCGTAAAACAGCTTTTTAAGCTGATCTTCTCCGTATTCATTGATCACCTCATAGGCACTCAACTTACTTCCCTGGTTCATTCGCATGTCTAAACGCGCGTCAAAACGAGTAGAAAAACCTCTTTCTGCTTCGTTGAATTGATGCGAGGAAACGCCAAAATCACCTAAAATCCCATCGACTTTCTTAACTCCGTAAAACCTCAAAAATCGTTTTATGAATTTGAAGTTTTCGTGAATTAGCGTAAACCGAGGGTCTTCAATAGTATTCTGCAAGGCATCCTTATCCTGATCAAAACCAAAAAGTTTTCCTTTAGGACCAAGCCTGCTTAAAATTTCGCGGGAATGACCACCACCTCCAAACGTAACATCTACATACACGCCATCTTCCTTAATATTAAGGCCGTCTACAGACTCTTTTAATAATACCGGATTATGATATTGCATCTAAATCATCGTTTCCCATTACTTCTTCAGCTAATTCAGCAAAATCATCTGAAGTCTCATCAATGGTATTTTCGTATTTATCTTTATCCCAGATCTCTATAATATTTACTGCAGAAGAAAGCACGATCTCTTTATTAATCCCTGCGAATCCAACAAGATCTTTCGGAATTAAAAGCCTACCGTTAGAATCTACTTCTACCATCTTCACACCGGCAGTAAACCTTCTAATAAAATCGTTATTCTTCTTTTTGAAACGGTTCAGCCCGTTAATTTTCTGCATTAAAACATTCCATTCCTGCATAGGATACAACTCTAAACAAGGTTGAAAAACCGAACGTTTTAGCACAAAACCATCCTGCAACATAGGCGCAAGCTGCTTTTTTAATGCGGAAGGAACCATTAACCGGCCCTTGGCATCTGCTTTACATTCGTATGTTCCAATGAGATTTACCACTTCTATACTTTATAGAGTCAAATATATTGAAAAAATTACCACATTTTACCACTTTCTACCACTTTGTTGATAAGTTTCTCCACTGTATTTAGCTGAAAGACTATCAAGTAGCGCTATTCATTTAGGTTTCAGAGTCTTGGTTTTTATTGTGCTTTTGTTGTTAAAAATTTTAGAAATGGAGTAAAAAATGCATTTCCTAAATCACTTTGCTATTTCTTAAAAATGATTATACTTGTAATGAAATCGCTATATTTGCGATTGCTAACCGCAAAGCCAATCAATGAAAAATAATTTAAGGCAAGAGGGAAAGTTTACGTACCTGGAGCAAGGAGAAGGAACCCCGATAGTTATTTTACACGGACTTATGGGCGGTTTAAGTAATTTTGATGGGGTTACCGAATATTTTCCGAAGCACGGTTATAAAGTGGTTATTCCAGAACTTCCTTTGTATTCCATGTCGCTACTTAAAACCAGCGTA includes:
- a CDS encoding FtsL-like putative cell division protein, giving the protein MRKGFYNILRANFLISRDAVNNWRFIVFCTLLAIIMIASSHSAERKVHRIAKLHTEVRELKSEFVDRRSALMRIKMESTITQKMKDRGILPSENPPYKIKVKIKE
- the rsmH gene encoding 16S rRNA (cytosine(1402)-N(4))-methyltransferase RsmH; its protein translation is MQYHNPVLLKESVDGLNIKEDGVYVDVTFGGGGHSREILSRLGPKGKLFGFDQDKDALQNTIEDPRFTLIHENFKFIKRFLRFYGVKKVDGILGDFGVSSHQFNEAERGFSTRFDARLDMRMNQGSKLSAYEVINEYGEDQLKKLFYEYADLKNAPKLARLIVDARKEKPIESSEQLNDLLKPHLFKGKENKILAQIYQAIRIEVNQEIEVLKNFLKQTEELVVKNGRISLISYHSLEDRLVKRYIRSGLFEGEPEKDFYGNISVPFKKVGGLIVPSAEEIKENNRARSAKLRVAKKL
- the mraZ gene encoding division/cell wall cluster transcriptional repressor MraZ, with translation MVNLIGTYECKADAKGRLMVPSALKKQLAPMLQDGFVLKRSVFQPCLELYPMQEWNVLMQKINGLNRFKKKNNDFIRRFTAGVKMVEVDSNGRLLIPKDLVGFAGINKEIVLSSAVNIIEIWDKDKYENTIDETSDDFAELAEEVMGNDDLDAIS